A single genomic interval of Oncorhynchus mykiss isolate Arlee chromosome 13, USDA_OmykA_1.1, whole genome shotgun sequence harbors:
- the LOC110486203 gene encoding mucin-2 isoform X33, which translates to MILFSHQLFILLWIVVTVVSFSVGVESNNTAPGTHDSPGITDTSMTPGDRSTTLLSTNTPVSTEPSSTTTDPTDPSTVLPSTDGTSLTTAAISITEEVSTTTDLTSTSDTTESKRAVGTTATETRTTSSVSTARLTSSHKTTAYTVTSSESTEKDSPSTDSDMTTTPTTTPALSRGDSLSTMEYTGRTSADVPTESNTTPDIIPTSSTTDTGTHETTAINTATTDTGTHETTAINTATTDTGTHETTAINTATTDTGIHETTAINTATTDTGTHETTAINTATTDTGTTETGTHEITVINTGTTDTGTHETTAINTATTDTATTETGTHETTAINTATTDTGTHETTVINTATTDTGTHETTAINTTTTDTGTTETGTHETTAINTATGTHETTVINTATTDTGTHETTVINTATTDTGTHETTAINTATTDTGTHETTVINTATTDTGTHETIAINTATTDTGTTETGTHEITVINTGTTDTGTHETTAIDTATTDTGTTETGTHEITVINTATTDTGTHETTAINTTTTDTGTHETTAINTTTTDTGTHETTAINTATTDTGTHETTAINTATTDTGTHETTAINTTTTDTGTTDTGTHETTAINTATGTHETTAINTATTDTGTHETTVINTATTDTGTHETTVINTATTDTGTHETTVINTATTDTGTHETTVINTATTETGTHETTAINTATTDTGTHETTAINTATTDTGTHETTVINTATTDTGTKDSETTGSRITKSTIPPTGQTSLPVTEGSTMSSTPLSATTRGPETALPVSDGSTSSSPTATITGSPHTDKTTGTEGTTDSTTTAGTPALPPTSGSSSSPPSPGSTQTPGSSTAAPVDTSTTTPAPSPTISPTGETPGQPTSKTSESPLPPFHTSTSPTGGSTTQPESAITAATSLPPPISIVCPSSPCPYDSICLNGTCQCMSGTFLLEGRCVQAQVFSGDLHLNQTFQAEMSNRSSGIFKQTAARISEALRRALENESGYSQTDVVLLRRGSVIASVNNVFKLGSSATRTSTNAAIEKAIQACGTTCGTILQRATFNATDLCDQAPQPCDVRSTMCEYKEDGVTRCSCKAGYINSFYSNQSCTACPSGQRSEGDTCVPCTFGYAGFNCTDSALLAVVVIACVLGGVLLIMLLGLLAYCCWYRSQSVKKPSAEFSSPYPVEDFRGPWSTSQGITPIPRASTNWDSTPMEMTEGGSTHTPVDMKPHTNGAGFHILPKRGKKTGSYDLTSDSMNTFKGKNPSRYSYLVQGHENPYFKPADERRPI; encoded by the exons ATGATATTATTTTCTCATCAGCTTTTCATCCTCCTATGGATTGTTGTAACAG TGGTATCTTTTTCTGTAGGGGTAGAGTCCAACAACACGGCTCCTGGCACACATGACAGTCCTGGGATCACAGATACATCCATGACCCCAGGAGATAGATCCACCACCCTCTTATCCACAAATACCCCAGTCTCCACTGAACCCAGCTCCACCACCACAGACCCCACAGACCCCTCAACTGTCCTCCCTAGCACTGATGGCACCTCACTCACAACAGCAGCCATCTCTATAACTGAAGAGGTCTCTACTACAACAGACCTGACCTCAACTTCTGATACGACAGAGTCTAAGAGAGCAGTCGGCACCACTGCGACAGAAACAAGAACTACCTCGTCAGTCAGCACAGCAAGGTTGACTTCCTCCCACAAGACCACAGCGTACACTGTCACTTCCTCTGAGTCGACCGAAAAAGACAGTCCGTCCACAGACAGTGACATGACAACAACACCCACCACCACACCTGCCCTTAGCAGAGGTGACTCTCTGTCTACCATGGAATATACAGGCCGTACCTCAGCTGATGTCCCCACAGAGTCAAACACAACTCCAGACATTATCCCAACCAGCAGTACCACTGATACAG GTACACATGAAACAACAGCTATCAACACAGCTACCACAGATACAGGTACACATGAAACAACAGCTATCAACACAGCTACCACAGATACAGGTACACATGAAACAACAGCTATCAACACAGCTACCACAGATACAGGTATACATGAAACAACAGCGATCAACACAGCTACCACAGATACAGGTACACATGAAACAACAGCTATCAACACAGCTACCACAGATACAGGTACCACAGAGACAGGCACACATGAAATAACAGTTATCAACACAGGTACCACAGATACAGGTACACATGAAACAACAGCTATCAACACAGCTACCACAGATACAGCTACCACAGAGACGGGTACACATGAAACAACAGCTATCAACACAGCTACCACAGATACAGGTACACATGAAACAACAGTTATCAACACAGCTACCACAGATACAGGTACACATGAAACAACAGCTATCAACACAACTACCACAGATACAGGTACCACAGAGACAGGTACACATGAAACAACAGCTATCAACACAGCTACAGGTACACATGAAACAACAGTTATCAACACAGCTACCACAGATACAGGTACACATGAAACAACAGTTATCAACACAGCTACCACAGATACAGGTACACATGAAACAACAGCTATCAACACAGCTACCACAGATACAGGTACACATGAAACAACAGTTATCAACACAGCTACGACAGATACAGGTACACATGAAACAATAGCTATCAACACAGCTACCACAGATACAGGTACCACAGAGACAGGCACACATGAAATAACAGTTATCAACACAGGTACCACAGATACAGGTACACATGAAACAACAGCTATCGACACAGCTACCACAGATACAGGTACCACAGAGACAGGCACACATGAAATAACAGTTATCAACACAGCTACCACAGATACAGGTACACATGAAACAACAGCTATCAACACAACTACCACAGATACAGGTACACATGAAACAACAGCTATCAACACAACTACCACAGATACAGGTACACATGAAACAACAGCTATCAACACAGCTACCACAGATACAGGTACACATGAAACAACAGCTATCAACACAGCTACCACAGATACAGGTACACATGAAACAACAGCTATCAACACAACTACCACAGATACAGGTACCACAGATACAGGTACACATGAAACAACAGCTATCAACACAGCTACAGGTACACATGAAACAACAGCTATCAACACAGCTACCACAGATACAGGTACACATGAAACAACAGTTATCAACACAGCTACCACAGATACAGGTACACATGAAACAACAGTTATCAACACAGCTACCACAGATACAGGTACACATGAAACAACAGTTATCAACACAGCTACCACAGATACAGGTACACATGAAACAACAGTTATCAACACAGCTACCACAGAAACAGGTACACATGAAACAACAGCTATCAACACAGCTACCACAGATACAGGTACACATGAAACAACAGCTATCAACACAGCTACCACAGATACAGGTACACATGAAACAACAGTTATCAACACAGCTACCACAGATACAGGTACCAAAGACAGTGAGACCACAGGTTCAAGGATCACAAAGTCCACCATCCCACCAACTGGTCAGACCTCTCTCCCAGTAACTGAGGGTAGTACCATGTCTTCAACACCCCTCTCCGCCACTACAAGGGGTCCTGAGACCGCTCTCCCAGTGAGCGATGGCTCCACGTCCTCATCCCCCACCGCTACCATTACAGGGAGCCCTCATACAGACAAAACCACTGGAACAGAGGGGACTACCGATTCTACAACCACAGCTGGCACTCCAGCTTTGCCCCCCACCTCCGGCTCTTCCTCCAGCCCACCCTCTCCAGGCTCAACCCAAACCCCAGGCAGCAGCACTGCTGCCCCCGTagacacctccaccaccacccctgcccccTCACCCACCATCTCACCTACAGGAG aaACCCCTGGGCAACCGACTAGCAAAACTAGTGAGAGTCCACTTCCTCCTTTCCACACCTCGACCTCCCCTACCGGTGGAAGCACCACCCAGCCAGAGTCAGCCATCACTGCTGCCACCTCCCTGCCTCCACCCATCTCCATAGTgtgtccctcctctccctgtccgtaTGATAGCATCTGCCTCAACGGCACCTGCCAGTGTATGTCTGGGACCTTCCTCTTAGAGGGCCGCTGTGTACAAG CCCAAGTCTTCTCTGGAGACCTGCATCTCAACCAGACATTTCAGGCTGAAATGAGCAACCGGTCATCAGGGATATTTAAGCAAACAGCAGCCAGGATCTCAGAAGCA CTGAGAAGAGCCTTGGAAAACGAGTCTGGATACAGCCAAACTGATGTGGTGCTGCTTCG GCGAGGCAGTGTGATCGCGTCCGTGAACAACGTGTTTAAACTAGGCTCCAGTGCCACCCGGACTTCGACCAATGCCGCTATAGAGAAAGCCATACAAGCTTGTGGGACGACCTGTGGGACCATACTGCAGAGAGCTACATTTAACG CCACTGACCTATGTGATCAGGCCCCCCAACCGTGTGATGTCCGCTCTACCATGTGCGAGTACAAAGAAGATGGAGTGACCAGATGCTCCTGTAAGGCTGGCTACATCAACAGCTTCTACTCAAACCAAAGCTGCACAG CCTGTCCCAGTGGTCAAAGGTCAGAGGGAGACACATGTGTGCC ATGCACGTTTGGCTATGCTGGATTCAACTGCACTGACT cgGCTCTGTTGGCAGTGGTGGTCATCGCCTGTGTACTGGGGGGAGTCCTCCTCATCATGCTGCTGGGCCTGCTTGCATACTGCTGCTG GTACCGGTCACAGTCAGTGAAGAAGCCTTCAGCAGAGTTCAGCAGCCCGTACCCTGTGGAGGACTTCCGGGGCCCCTGGTCCACCTCCCAGGGCATCACCCCGATCCCCCGGGCCAGCACCAACTGGGACTCAACCCCCATGGAGATGACCGAGGGGGGCAGCACACACACCCCGGTCGACATGAAGCCCCACACCAACGGAGCG GGATTCCACATCCTGCCTAAACGGGGGAAGAAG ACCGGGTCGTATGACCTGACCTCAGACAGCATGAACACGTTCAAGGGGAAGAACCCCTCTCGCTACTCCTACCTGGTGCAGGGCCACGAGAACCCTTACTTCAAACCTGCAGATGAGAGGAGACCCATATGA
- the LOC110486203 gene encoding mucin-2 isoform X25: MILFSHQLFILLWIVVTVVSFSVGVESNNTAPGTHDSPGITDTSMTPGDRSTTLLSTNTPVSTEPSSTTTDPTDPSTVLPSTDGTSLTTAAISITEEVSTTTDLTSTSDTTESKRAVGTTATETRTTSSVSTARLTSSHKTTAYTVTSSESTEKDSPSTDSDMTTTPTTTPALSRGDSLSTMEYTGRTSADVPTESNTTPDIIPTSSTTDTGTHETTAINTATTDTGTHETTVINTATTDTGTHETTVINTATTDTGTTDTGTHETTAINTATTDTGTHETTAINTATTDTGTHETTAINTATTDTGIHETTAINTATTDTGTHETTAINTATTDTGTTETGTHEITVINTGTTDTGTHETTAINTATTDTATTETGTHETTAINTATTDTGTHETTVINTATTDTGTHETTAINTTTTDTGTTETGTHETTAINTATGTHETTVINTATTDTGTHETTVINTATTDTGTHETTAINTATTDTGTHETTVINTATTDTGTHETIAINTATTDTGTTETGTHEITVINTGTTDTGTHETTAIDTATTDTGTTETGTHEITVINTATTDTGTHETTAINTTTTDTGTHETTAINTTTTDTGTHETTAINTATTDTGTHETTAINTATTDTGTHETTAINTTTTDTGTTDTGTHETTAINTATGTHETTAINTATTDTGTHETTVINTATTDTGTHETTVINTATTDTGTHETTVINTATTDTGTHETTVINTATTETGTHETTAINTATTDTGTHETTAINTATTDTGTHETTVINTATTDTGTKDSETTGSRITKSTIPPTGQTSLPVTEGSTMSSTPLSATTRGPETALPVSDGSTSSSPTATITGSPHTDKTTGTEGTTDSTTTAGTPALPPTSGSSSSPPSPGSTQTPGSSTAAPVDTSTTTPAPSPTISPTGETPGQPTSKTSESPLPPFHTSTSPTGGSTTQPESAITAATSLPPPISIVCPSSPCPYDSICLNGTCQCMSGTFLLEGRCVQAQVFSGDLHLNQTFQAEMSNRSSGIFKQTAARISEALRRALENESGYSQTDVVLLRRGSVIASVNNVFKLGSSATRTSTNAAIEKAIQACGTTCGTILQRATFNATDLCDQAPQPCDVRSTMCEYKEDGVTRCSCKAGYINSFYSNQSCTACPSGQRSEGDTCVPCTFGYAGFNCTDSALLAVVVIACVLGGVLLIMLLGLLAYCCWYRSQSVKKPSAEFSSPYPVEDFRGPWSTSQGITPIPRASTNWDSTPMEMTEGGSTHTPVDMKPHTNGAGFHILPKRGKKTGSYDLTSDSMNTFKGKNPSRYSYLVQGHENPYFKPADERRPI, from the exons ATGATATTATTTTCTCATCAGCTTTTCATCCTCCTATGGATTGTTGTAACAG TGGTATCTTTTTCTGTAGGGGTAGAGTCCAACAACACGGCTCCTGGCACACATGACAGTCCTGGGATCACAGATACATCCATGACCCCAGGAGATAGATCCACCACCCTCTTATCCACAAATACCCCAGTCTCCACTGAACCCAGCTCCACCACCACAGACCCCACAGACCCCTCAACTGTCCTCCCTAGCACTGATGGCACCTCACTCACAACAGCAGCCATCTCTATAACTGAAGAGGTCTCTACTACAACAGACCTGACCTCAACTTCTGATACGACAGAGTCTAAGAGAGCAGTCGGCACCACTGCGACAGAAACAAGAACTACCTCGTCAGTCAGCACAGCAAGGTTGACTTCCTCCCACAAGACCACAGCGTACACTGTCACTTCCTCTGAGTCGACCGAAAAAGACAGTCCGTCCACAGACAGTGACATGACAACAACACCCACCACCACACCTGCCCTTAGCAGAGGTGACTCTCTGTCTACCATGGAATATACAGGCCGTACCTCAGCTGATGTCCCCACAGAGTCAAACACAACTCCAGACATTATCCCAACCAGCAGTACCACTGATACAG GTACACATGAAACAACAGCTATCAACACAGCTACCACAGATACAGGTACACATGAAACAACAGTTATCAACACAGCTACCACAGATACAGGTACACATGAAACAACAGTTATCAACACAGCTACCACAGATACAGGTACCACAGATACAGGTACACATGAAACAACAGCTATCAACACAGCTACCACAGATACAGGTACACATGAAACAACAGCTATCAACACAGCTACCACAGATACAGGTACACATGAAACAACAGCTATCAACACAGCTACCACAGATACAGGTATACATGAAACAACAGCGATCAACACAGCTACCACAGATACAGGTACACATGAAACAACAGCTATCAACACAGCTACCACAGATACAGGTACCACAGAGACAGGCACACATGAAATAACAGTTATCAACACAGGTACCACAGATACAGGTACACATGAAACAACAGCTATCAACACAGCTACCACAGATACAGCTACCACAGAGACGGGTACACATGAAACAACAGCTATCAACACAGCTACCACAGATACAGGTACACATGAAACAACAGTTATCAACACAGCTACCACAGATACAGGTACACATGAAACAACAGCTATCAACACAACTACCACAGATACAGGTACCACAGAGACAGGTACACATGAAACAACAGCTATCAACACAGCTACAGGTACACATGAAACAACAGTTATCAACACAGCTACCACAGATACAGGTACACATGAAACAACAGTTATCAACACAGCTACCACAGATACAGGTACACATGAAACAACAGCTATCAACACAGCTACCACAGATACAGGTACACATGAAACAACAGTTATCAACACAGCTACGACAGATACAGGTACACATGAAACAATAGCTATCAACACAGCTACCACAGATACAGGTACCACAGAGACAGGCACACATGAAATAACAGTTATCAACACAGGTACCACAGATACAGGTACACATGAAACAACAGCTATCGACACAGCTACCACAGATACAGGTACCACAGAGACAGGCACACATGAAATAACAGTTATCAACACAGCTACCACAGATACAGGTACACATGAAACAACAGCTATCAACACAACTACCACAGATACAGGTACACATGAAACAACAGCTATCAACACAACTACCACAGATACAGGTACACATGAAACAACAGCTATCAACACAGCTACCACAGATACAGGTACACATGAAACAACAGCTATCAACACAGCTACCACAGATACAGGTACACATGAAACAACAGCTATCAACACAACTACCACAGATACAGGTACCACAGATACAGGTACACATGAAACAACAGCTATCAACACAGCTACAGGTACACATGAAACAACAGCTATCAACACAGCTACCACAGATACAGGTACACATGAAACAACAGTTATCAACACAGCTACCACAGATACAGGTACACATGAAACAACAGTTATCAACACAGCTACCACAGATACAGGTACACATGAAACAACAGTTATCAACACAGCTACCACAGATACAGGTACACATGAAACAACAGTTATCAACACAGCTACCACAGAAACAGGTACACATGAAACAACAGCTATCAACACAGCTACCACAGATACAGGTACACATGAAACAACAGCTATCAACACAGCTACCACAGATACAGGTACACATGAAACAACAGTTATCAACACAGCTACCACAGATACAGGTACCAAAGACAGTGAGACCACAGGTTCAAGGATCACAAAGTCCACCATCCCACCAACTGGTCAGACCTCTCTCCCAGTAACTGAGGGTAGTACCATGTCTTCAACACCCCTCTCCGCCACTACAAGGGGTCCTGAGACCGCTCTCCCAGTGAGCGATGGCTCCACGTCCTCATCCCCCACCGCTACCATTACAGGGAGCCCTCATACAGACAAAACCACTGGAACAGAGGGGACTACCGATTCTACAACCACAGCTGGCACTCCAGCTTTGCCCCCCACCTCCGGCTCTTCCTCCAGCCCACCCTCTCCAGGCTCAACCCAAACCCCAGGCAGCAGCACTGCTGCCCCCGTagacacctccaccaccacccctgcccccTCACCCACCATCTCACCTACAGGAG aaACCCCTGGGCAACCGACTAGCAAAACTAGTGAGAGTCCACTTCCTCCTTTCCACACCTCGACCTCCCCTACCGGTGGAAGCACCACCCAGCCAGAGTCAGCCATCACTGCTGCCACCTCCCTGCCTCCACCCATCTCCATAGTgtgtccctcctctccctgtccgtaTGATAGCATCTGCCTCAACGGCACCTGCCAGTGTATGTCTGGGACCTTCCTCTTAGAGGGCCGCTGTGTACAAG CCCAAGTCTTCTCTGGAGACCTGCATCTCAACCAGACATTTCAGGCTGAAATGAGCAACCGGTCATCAGGGATATTTAAGCAAACAGCAGCCAGGATCTCAGAAGCA CTGAGAAGAGCCTTGGAAAACGAGTCTGGATACAGCCAAACTGATGTGGTGCTGCTTCG GCGAGGCAGTGTGATCGCGTCCGTGAACAACGTGTTTAAACTAGGCTCCAGTGCCACCCGGACTTCGACCAATGCCGCTATAGAGAAAGCCATACAAGCTTGTGGGACGACCTGTGGGACCATACTGCAGAGAGCTACATTTAACG CCACTGACCTATGTGATCAGGCCCCCCAACCGTGTGATGTCCGCTCTACCATGTGCGAGTACAAAGAAGATGGAGTGACCAGATGCTCCTGTAAGGCTGGCTACATCAACAGCTTCTACTCAAACCAAAGCTGCACAG CCTGTCCCAGTGGTCAAAGGTCAGAGGGAGACACATGTGTGCC ATGCACGTTTGGCTATGCTGGATTCAACTGCACTGACT cgGCTCTGTTGGCAGTGGTGGTCATCGCCTGTGTACTGGGGGGAGTCCTCCTCATCATGCTGCTGGGCCTGCTTGCATACTGCTGCTG GTACCGGTCACAGTCAGTGAAGAAGCCTTCAGCAGAGTTCAGCAGCCCGTACCCTGTGGAGGACTTCCGGGGCCCCTGGTCCACCTCCCAGGGCATCACCCCGATCCCCCGGGCCAGCACCAACTGGGACTCAACCCCCATGGAGATGACCGAGGGGGGCAGCACACACACCCCGGTCGACATGAAGCCCCACACCAACGGAGCG GGATTCCACATCCTGCCTAAACGGGGGAAGAAG ACCGGGTCGTATGACCTGACCTCAGACAGCATGAACACGTTCAAGGGGAAGAACCCCTCTCGCTACTCCTACCTGGTGCAGGGCCACGAGAACCCTTACTTCAAACCTGCAGATGAGAGGAGACCCATATGA
- the LOC110486203 gene encoding mucin-2 isoform X35: MILFSHQLFILLWIVVTVVSFSVGVESNNTAPGTHDSPGITDTSMTPGDRSTTLLSTNTPVSTEPSSTTTDPTDPSTVLPSTDGTSLTTAAISITEEVSTTTDLTSTSDTTESKRAVGTTATETRTTSSVSTARLTSSHKTTAYTVTSSESTEKDSPSTDSDMTTTPTTTPALSRGDSLSTMEYTGRTSADVPTESNTTPDIIPTSSTTDTGTHETTAINTATTDTGTHETTVINTATTDTGTHETTVINTATTDTGTHETTAINTATTDTGTHETTVINTATTDTGTHETIAINTATTDTGTTETGTHEITVINTGTTDTGTHETTAIDTATTDTGTTETGTHEITVINTATTDTGTHETTAINTTTTDTGTHETTAINTTTTDTGTHETTAINTATTDTGTHETTAINTATTDTGTHETTAINTTTTDTGTTDTGTHETTAINTATGTHETTAINTATTDTGTHETTVINTATTDTGTHETTVINTATTDTGTHETTVINTATTDTGTHETTVINTATTETGTHETTAINTATTDTGTHETTAINTATTDTGTHETTVINTATTDTGTKDSETTGSRITKSTIPPTGQTSLPVTEGSTMSSTPLSATTRGPETALPVSDGSTSSSPTATITGSPHTDKTTGTEGTTDSTTTAGTPALPPTSGSSSSPPSPGSTQTPGSSTAAPVDTSTTTPAPSPTISPTGETPGQPTSKTSESPLPPFHTSTSPTGGSTTQPESAITAATSLPPPISIVCPSSPCPYDSICLNGTCQCMSGTFLLEGRCVQAQVFSGDLHLNQTFQAEMSNRSSGIFKQTAARISEALRRALENESGYSQTDVVLLRRGSVIASVNNVFKLGSSATRTSTNAAIEKAIQACGTTCGTILQRATFNATDLCDQAPQPCDVRSTMCEYKEDGVTRCSCKAGYINSFYSNQSCTACPSGQRSEGDTCVPCTFGYAGFNCTDSALLAVVVIACVLGGVLLIMLLGLLAYCCWYRSQSVKKPSAEFSSPYPVEDFRGPWSTSQGITPIPRASTNWDSTPMEMTEGGSTHTPVDMKPHTNGAGFHILPKRGKKTGSYDLTSDSMNTFKGKNPSRYSYLVQGHENPYFKPADERRPI; the protein is encoded by the exons ATGATATTATTTTCTCATCAGCTTTTCATCCTCCTATGGATTGTTGTAACAG TGGTATCTTTTTCTGTAGGGGTAGAGTCCAACAACACGGCTCCTGGCACACATGACAGTCCTGGGATCACAGATACATCCATGACCCCAGGAGATAGATCCACCACCCTCTTATCCACAAATACCCCAGTCTCCACTGAACCCAGCTCCACCACCACAGACCCCACAGACCCCTCAACTGTCCTCCCTAGCACTGATGGCACCTCACTCACAACAGCAGCCATCTCTATAACTGAAGAGGTCTCTACTACAACAGACCTGACCTCAACTTCTGATACGACAGAGTCTAAGAGAGCAGTCGGCACCACTGCGACAGAAACAAGAACTACCTCGTCAGTCAGCACAGCAAGGTTGACTTCCTCCCACAAGACCACAGCGTACACTGTCACTTCCTCTGAGTCGACCGAAAAAGACAGTCCGTCCACAGACAGTGACATGACAACAACACCCACCACCACACCTGCCCTTAGCAGAGGTGACTCTCTGTCTACCATGGAATATACAGGCCGTACCTCAGCTGATGTCCCCACAGAGTCAAACACAACTCCAGACATTATCCCAACCAGCAGTACCACTGATACAGGTACACATGAAACAACAGCTATCAACACAGCTACCACAGATACAG GTACACATGAAACAACAGTTATCAACACAGCTACCACAGATACAGGTACACATGAAACAACAGTTATCAACACAGCTACCACAGATACAGGTACACATGAAACAACAGCTATCAACACAGCTACCACAGATACAGGTACACATGAAACAACAGTTATCAACACAGCTACGACAGATACAGGTACACATGAAACAATAGCTATCAACACAGCTACCACAGATACAGGTACCACAGAGACAGGCACACATGAAATAACAGTTATCAACACAGGTACCACAGATACAGGTACACATGAAACAACAGCTATCGACACAGCTACCACAGATACAGGTACCACAGAGACAGGCACACATGAAATAACAGTTATCAACACAGCTACCACAGATACAGGTACACATGAAACAACAGCTATCAACACAACTACCACAGATACAGGTACACATGAAACAACAGCTATCAACACAACTACCACAGATACAGGTACACATGAAACAACAGCTATCAACACAGCTACCACAGATACAGGTACACATGAAACAACAGCTATCAACACAGCTACCACAGATACAGGTACACATGAAACAACAGCTATCAACACAACTACCACAGATACAGGTACCACAGATACAGGTACACATGAAACAACAGCTATCAACACAGCTACAGGTACACATGAAACAACAGCTATCAACACAGCTACCACAGATACAGGTACACATGAAACAACAGTTATCAACACAGCTACCACAGATACAGGTACACATGAAACAACAGTTATCAACACAGCTACCACAGATACAGGTACACATGAAACAACAGTTATCAACACAGCTACCACAGATACAGGTACACATGAAACAACAGTTATCAACACAGCTACCACAGAAACAGGTACACATGAAACAACAGCTATCAACACAGCTACCACAGATACAGGTACACATGAAACAACAGCTATCAACACAGCTACCACAGATACAGGTACACATGAAACAACAGTTATCAACACAGCTACCACAGATACAGGTACCAAAGACAGTGAGACCACAGGTTCAAGGATCACAAAGTCCACCATCCCACCAACTGGTCAGACCTCTCTCCCAGTAACTGAGGGTAGTACCATGTCTTCAACACCCCTCTCCGCCACTACAAGGGGTCCTGAGACCGCTCTCCCAGTGAGCGATGGCTCCACGTCCTCATCCCCCACCGCTACCATTACAGGGAGCCCTCATACAGACAAAACCACTGGAACAGAGGGGACTACCGATTCTACAACCACAGCTGGCACTCCAGCTTTGCCCCCCACCTCCGGCTCTTCCTCCAGCCCACCCTCTCCAGGCTCAACCCAAACCCCAGGCAGCAGCACTGCTGCCCCCGTagacacctccaccaccacccctgcccccTCACCCACCATCTCACCTACAGGAG aaACCCCTGGGCAACCGACTAGCAAAACTAGTGAGAGTCCACTTCCTCCTTTCCACACCTCGACCTCCCCTACCGGTGGAAGCACCACCCAGCCAGAGTCAGCCATCACTGCTGCCACCTCCCTGCCTCCACCCATCTCCATAGTgtgtccctcctctccctgtccgtaTGATAGCATCTGCCTCAACGGCACCTGCCAGTGTATGTCTGGGACCTTCCTCTTAGAGGGCCGCTGTGTACAAG CCCAAGTCTTCTCTGGAGACCTGCATCTCAACCAGACATTTCAGGCTGAAATGAGCAACCGGTCATCAGGGATATTTAAGCAAACAGCAGCCAGGATCTCAGAAGCA CTGAGAAGAGCCTTGGAAAACGAGTCTGGATACAGCCAAACTGATGTGGTGCTGCTTCG GCGAGGCAGTGTGATCGCGTCCGTGAACAACGTGTTTAAACTAGGCTCCAGTGCCACCCGGACTTCGACCAATGCCGCTATAGAGAAAGCCATACAAGCTTGTGGGACGACCTGTGGGACCATACTGCAGAGAGCTACATTTAACG CCACTGACCTATGTGATCAGGCCCCCCAACCGTGTGATGTCCGCTCTACCATGTGCGAGTACAAAGAAGATGGAGTGACCAGATGCTCCTGTAAGGCTGGCTACATCAACAGCTTCTACTCAAACCAAAGCTGCACAG CCTGTCCCAGTGGTCAAAGGTCAGAGGGAGACACATGTGTGCC ATGCACGTTTGGCTATGCTGGATTCAACTGCACTGACT cgGCTCTGTTGGCAGTGGTGGTCATCGCCTGTGTACTGGGGGGAGTCCTCCTCATCATGCTGCTGGGCCTGCTTGCATACTGCTGCTG GTACCGGTCACAGTCAGTGAAGAAGCCTTCAGCAGAGTTCAGCAGCCCGTACCCTGTGGAGGACTTCCGGGGCCCCTGGTCCACCTCCCAGGGCATCACCCCGATCCCCCGGGCCAGCACCAACTGGGACTCAACCCCCATGGAGATGACCGAGGGGGGCAGCACACACACCCCGGTCGACATGAAGCCCCACACCAACGGAGCG GGATTCCACATCCTGCCTAAACGGGGGAAGAAG ACCGGGTCGTATGACCTGACCTCAGACAGCATGAACACGTTCAAGGGGAAGAACCCCTCTCGCTACTCCTACCTGGTGCAGGGCCACGAGAACCCTTACTTCAAACCTGCAGATGAGAGGAGACCCATATGA